The segment ACCAACGGCGGCATCATCCCATCGGCCCGCAGTTACTGGTCGTCCGGTGCCGACGGCAACAACGTGCTCGACGGTGGTGCACGCGAGCGACTCGCCGGTCAGAATCCCGCGTCCCGCAACATCTACGGCATCAACGTCGACCCGAGCATCGAAGGCAACCTCACCAACAGCATGCACCAGTTGTCCCTGGCTCAACCCACGGTGAACGCGGCACTGGGCGCGGCAACGCGCCCGGCCAGCGAACGCCAGGACATACTCGACTACGCGCTCGGCTACGACACGCCAGACACCGACGATGACCTCAACACCGGTGAGCACTCGGGGCAGATCGGCGGCTTCGCACGCAACGAACCCCTTGCCATCCAGTACGGCGGCACGGAAGCCAATCCCGATGTTGTCGTGTTTGCAGCCACGTCAGACGGCATGCTGCACGGCTTCGACGGCGAGACCGGCGACGAGATCTTCGCCGTGTCGCCGATCGAAAGTGTGCCGCACTACGCACCGCAGTTTGACAACCCCGCAACCGGCAGCACGCGCTTCTGGGGCATCGACGGCAAGCTCTCGGCGTACGTGATCGACAAGAACCTCGACGGCATCATCACGCAGAGCGCCGGAGACCGCGTGTACCTGTACATGCCCTACGGCCTCGGTGGGCGCACCCTCTATATTTTCGACGCCACCCGCGCCAACGACCGTGTCAACCCGGTTGTGGTGGCCTTGAACAAGAAAGACCCGTCACTCGGGCGTTGGCGTGAGTACGGCCACGCGTTGAGCCAAGCCGTCCCGCTTCGGGCACGCAAGACCACCGGCGGCAAATCGCTGATGGCAATCGCCATGGGCTACGACCCGAACGCGGAGTTTGCGTACACCGGGCACGTGATGGGCCGCGGCATCGGCCTGCTCGAGCTTGAGACCGGCTCGATGTCCTGGTCGGCCGTGTCCAACGCGAGCACCGCCACCTCGGAGATGCAGTTCAGTGACATGGACTACGCCTTTGTTGCCGAGCCCAGTCCGGTTGACACCAACGGCGACGGCTTTGCCGATCGCGTGTACGCCGTCGACCTCGGTGCACAAGTCTGGCGCTTTGATCTCGCCGACAACTTCGTCGGCAACAGCAGCTCATCCGCCGACGGCGGCATGATCGCCGAACTTGGCCGCGATGTGGACGGCGAGCGCAGGCGAGTATTCAAACCGATCCGTACGGCGTTGGTGCGCGACGATGGCCAGGCCTGGGTTGCGCTTGCTTTTGGCACCGGCGATCGCATGAACCCGCTGACGTCGACCAACGACAACCGCCTCTACCTGATTCGTGACACCCATGTCAGCATGCCCAGTGGCGGATTCCCGGTCATCGACAACGGCGACCTGTACGACGCCACGGCCAATACCCTCGGCACCACAACCAACCCTACCGCACTCGCCAACGAGTACGAGCAGCTGCGCACATCGCAAGGGTGGTACGTCAATCTGCCAAATGACCGCAAGGCGATCTCGGGTGTGTCGATCTCGAACGGCATCGTCAACTACCCGGTCTACACGATCCCATCGAGCAGTGCGCCGTGTGAGCGCGACATCGGGTCCGGCACGCTGTACCGCATGAAGCTGTACGACGCACAGCCCGTGTTCGACTACAGCGGCAACACCACCCTCGGCACCGAAGACCGCGAGATCCCGCTGGCAGCGCCGGGCATTCCGAGTGACATGGCCGGGCACCGCGACCCCAGCGGCAACCTGTCAGAGTGCGTGAACATGCAGTGTTTCCAGTCAGACCCGAACGCGACCGCGGGCACGATCCCGAACGTGCAGGAGAACTACTGGTTCCAGCAACTCAACTGACGCGCTGACACGCCACGGCCGGTGTGCACACCGCACCCGGCTGTCACACGGACCGCTTGTGCGTTGCACCATGCACCAAGCCTGACGCCGCACACGGGGCGGAACGTAACGAGATCGTTGCAACCAAGCGATCCAGTTTGCGGAAAACGTCGCATTTCGGCGTGCAGTGCACGACAGAGCAGAAATATAGTGCCACCGATGTTGAAGGTGGCGGTCTCGACGGTTATGCTGCGCCGCGAAAGTCAACTGGCGAGCTGCATGACCACATCAGGCCCTTCCAGCGCACCCCGGACGCTCAAGAAGTACCCCAACCGACGGCTGTATGACACCCACGAGAGTGCGTACATCACCCTCGACGGCGTGCGGAAAATGGTCTGTGAGCAACAGCCCTTTCGCGTGGTCGACTCGCGCAGCGGTGATGACATCACCCGCACGATCCTGCTGCAGATCGTCTGCGAGCACGAGACCGCCTCGTCAAGCCCGTGCTTCAACACCGGCTTCCTCGAGCAACTCATCCGGTGTTCGGACGACACCATGAGCGTCATGGTCGGGGAGTTCCTCGACCGCAGCCTGGGCGCGTACGCCCGAAATCAGGATGTCTTGCGCCAGCAGATGAACAGCGTGATGAACATCGACCCGGTCGATCTCATGTCCGATGTGCAGCAGCCAAAGCCGTGGCAGGACGCCGCACAGACGGTCAACCCGCACGAGGACCGGCTGGCCAACTGATCCGCTCCCGCGCGACTGCGTGCAGCGCCGCGCTGCCGCTGGCCAGCACGCTCGTGGTGTCGAGCCCGATCGGCTCGCCCGCCAGGTCGGTCATTTTCCCTCCCGCTTCCGCCACGATCACCGACAGGGCTGCGACGTCGAGTACGTTCACGTCCGATTCGATGACCACGTCGAGGCTGCCCTGCGCCAGCAGGTGGTAGTGCAGGTAGTCACCGTAACCGCGGTGCCGATGCACATCCCGCATCAACTGACCGAGTGCGGTCCAACTGTCGGCGACACCGCTGAGACTGCCGACGTTGCCGGTGGACAGAATGGCGCGGTCCAGCGCAACCGGCTGGTGCGTGTGCAGGCGCTCATTACCGAACCAGGCACCCTGTCCGCGCTCGGCGCAGAACACCTCGCCCGACACCGGCGCCGAGGACACGCCAAGCACCAACTCGCCGCGGTGCATCAGGGCAATCTGCGTGGAGAAGAACGGGCACGCGCGTACAAAAGACTTGGTGCCGTCGATCGGGTCGATGAGCCAGAGGTGATCGGTGGACTGGCCCTGTCGACCGGTTTCTTCGCCGTAGAACGCGTGGTCGGGGAAACGCGCCTTCAGCACCGCGAGAATGGCGCGCTCGGCGTCGACATCCGCCGCCGTGACCGGCGAGTCATCGCCCTTGAAGTTGACGTCGACACCGGCCTCGTAGTGGCGAAGGATGACGTTGCGGGCGGCGTCAGCCGCGTCGAGTGCCGCGCGCAGGGTGTCACTGGGGACGAGCATGTCCGGTTTCCGAGGTGAGGGAGTCCAATTCTCGCATCAATCGCGACCACTCGAACGCCTCCCCGGGGTCTGACTTGCGGCCGGGGGCGATGTCACTGTGGCCAACAATGCGGTCGCGCGAGATGGCCGGCCAGCGGCGTTGCAACGCCAGGCACACGCGTGCGAGCACGCGGTATTGCACAGGCTCGTAGGGCGCCGCGTCTGTGCCCTCCAGCTCGATGCCAACCGAGAAGTCGTTGCACCCCGTCCGGTGGGCGAAGGTGCTGACACCGGCGTGCCAGGCACGCCGGTGCAACGGCACGTACTGTGTGCACGCGCCGTCCCGCCGAATCAACAGATGCGCTGACACCCGGAGCGACCGCAGCGCCGTGAGCGCCGGGTGCACGCCCTCAGGCAGCTCGTTGCGAAACAACCGGTCGATCCAGGGGCCGCCGAACTGCCCGGGCGGCAGGCTGATACCGTGGACAACGATCAGCTCGGGCGCCACACCCGGCGGCCGCGTGTCCGCGTTTGGTGACGGGCAGCGACGTGCCCCCGACAACCATCCGGTCTCGTTGTCGATGTCACAGTCGAATTTGGCCATGCTTCACCCTATCACGTGGCGACAGGGCCGATGACAGGGCCGTCGCTGCACGGTACGCTACGCGGCCCTCGCGGTGGTCCCTCCATGCAACTCAACCCACAACAACGCCAAGCTGTACGCCACGTGTCATCGCCCCTGCTGGTGCTCGCGGGCGCAGGCAGTGGCAAGACCGGGGTCATCACGCACAAGGTCGCGCACCTGGTTCGCGACCTCGAGGTCCCACCAAAGCGCCTCTACGCCGTGACCTTCACCAACAAGGCGGCCCGAGAGATGAAACACCGCCTGGCGACGATGTTGGGGTCGGGTACCGCGGATCTGGTGCAGGTGTCGACGTTCCACACACTCGGCCTCCGGTTTCTGCGCGAGGAGGGTCATGCACTGGGCTTCAGTGCGAACCTGACCATCATCGACCCGACCGACACCGTGAGCACGCTCAAGGCGCTCGCCGGCGAAGCGCGGTTGTCCACCGTGCTCGACGCCAGCGTTGCCCGGCAGCACCTCTCACGTTGGAAAAACGACGGTCAGGGTCCGGATGAGGTAGCCGAGTCGATCCGCAGCCAGGCCGACGGGGAACTGGTCGAGCTGTTCAGGCTGTATCAATCGCACTTGCGCCAGTGCAATGCCGTGGATTTCGACGACCTGCTGACCCTGCCGGTCAGCTTGCTCGACGACGCCGCGTGCCGGGAACGGTGGCAGGCCCGCGTGCGCCACCTGTTGGTGGACGAGTACCAGGACACCAACGCCATCCAGTACGCGCTCGTCCGGCGCCTGACTGGCGTCCAGGGGCGACTGACCG is part of the Pseudomonadota bacterium genome and harbors:
- the ampD gene encoding 1,6-anhydro-N-acetylmuramyl-L-alanine amidase AmpD, which produces MAKFDCDIDNETGWLSGARRCPSPNADTRPPGVAPELIVVHGISLPPGQFGGPWIDRLFRNELPEGVHPALTALRSLRVSAHLLIRRDGACTQYVPLHRRAWHAGVSTFAHRTGCNDFSVGIELEGTDAAPYEPVQYRVLARVCLALQRRWPAISRDRIVGHSDIAPGRKSDPGEAFEWSRLMRELDSLTSETGHARPQ
- the phaR gene encoding polyhydroxyalkanoate synthesis repressor PhaR, producing MTTSGPSSAPRTLKKYPNRRLYDTHESAYITLDGVRKMVCEQQPFRVVDSRSGDDITRTILLQIVCEHETASSSPCFNTGFLEQLIRCSDDTMSVMVGEFLDRSLGAYARNQDVLRQQMNSVMNIDPVDLMSDVQQPKPWQDAAQTVNPHEDRLAN
- a CDS encoding inositol monophosphatase family protein, which gives rise to MLVPSDTLRAALDAADAARNVILRHYEAGVDVNFKGDDSPVTAADVDAERAILAVLKARFPDHAFYGEETGRQGQSTDHLWLIDPIDGTKSFVRACPFFSTQIALMHRGELVLGVSSAPVSGEVFCAERGQGAWFGNERLHTHQPVALDRAILSTGNVGSLSGVADSWTALGQLMRDVHRHRGYGDYLHYHLLAQGSLDVVIESDVNVLDVAALSVIVAEAGGKMTDLAGEPIGLDTTSVLASGSAALHAVARERISWPAGPRAG